In one Achromobacter spanius genomic region, the following are encoded:
- a CDS encoding EamA family transporter: MSTTHLTRKDYFCALAVVVIWGLNFVVMKVGMQGLSPMMLGALRFALAAFPLIIFVRRPQLPWQWIAAYGLVQGLGQFGLLFTALKFGMPAGMASLVIQTQAFFTLLLATPVLGERARRHHWIGLGVAALGLAVIAGGRGEGPGQMTMLGFVLTLGAAFMWAASNMIVRRASRMAPGYDPFAFIAWSSAAPVLPFLLLAVLIDGWEPVLGMITGIGWGEALSVLYLAVLATLVAYTLWTRLLTRHPAAKIAPFSLLVPVVGLWAASMAFGERLQPLQWLGAGCVLAGLIINQVGGRWLRSR, translated from the coding sequence ATGTCCACGACTCACCTCACCCGAAAAGACTATTTCTGCGCGCTGGCGGTCGTGGTCATATGGGGTCTTAATTTTGTTGTCATGAAGGTCGGCATGCAGGGCCTGTCGCCCATGATGCTGGGCGCGCTGCGATTCGCGCTGGCTGCCTTCCCCCTGATTATTTTCGTGCGCCGGCCGCAACTGCCGTGGCAGTGGATCGCGGCCTACGGGCTGGTGCAGGGGCTGGGCCAATTCGGCCTGCTGTTCACTGCCCTGAAATTCGGCATGCCGGCCGGCATGGCCTCGCTGGTCATCCAGACCCAGGCATTCTTCACCTTGCTGTTGGCGACCCCCGTGCTGGGCGAACGCGCGCGGCGGCATCACTGGATCGGCTTGGGCGTGGCCGCGCTGGGGCTGGCGGTGATTGCGGGCGGCCGGGGCGAAGGCCCGGGCCAGATGACCATGCTGGGCTTTGTGCTGACGCTGGGCGCCGCGTTCATGTGGGCAGCGTCCAACATGATCGTGCGGCGGGCCAGTCGCATGGCGCCTGGCTACGACCCCTTTGCCTTCATCGCCTGGAGCAGCGCCGCGCCGGTGCTGCCATTCTTGCTGCTGGCAGTGTTGATCGACGGCTGGGAGCCGGTGCTGGGCATGATTACCGGCATCGGCTGGGGCGAGGCGCTGTCGGTGCTGTACCTGGCGGTGCTGGCGACGCTGGTGGCCTACACGCTGTGGACACGCTTGCTGACGCGCCATCCGGCGGCCAAGATCGCACCGTTCTCGCTGCTGGTGCCGGTGGTGGGCCTGTGGGCGGCGTCCATGGCGTTCGGGGAACGGCTGCAACCGTTGCAGTGGCTGGGGGCGGGCTGCGTGTTGGCGGGCCTGATCATCAATCAGGTTGGCGGACGCTGGCTGCGCAGCCGCTGA
- a CDS encoding LysR substrate-binding domain-containing protein yields MAIPRMGLRHIEAFRAVMMTGSMTAAARRVHTSQPHVSRLIAQLEAITQFPLFDRNGSRLSPTQDGSRFFQEVEKTFIGLAGLESAAASIRSFSASRLSVAAMPRLAGGMLARIVAAFKTEYPDVMVSIHSGNASTVHNWISSGFCDTGLAMLSGDSPGIQVEPVMTMNCVAVLPKGHRLTKLKKLKPADFAGEPFIAFPSATPLREKIDAVFKAAKVERQTVAEAGLGSSVCALVGAGLGVALINPLAAREEYEANGVEVRPFSPAVPVTVALLYPPYHTRTRLVSVFSRYAHQLMNEEMADLKARAAR; encoded by the coding sequence ATGGCCATTCCACGGATGGGCTTAAGACACATCGAGGCCTTCCGAGCCGTCATGATGACCGGCTCGATGACGGCCGCCGCGCGGCGCGTGCATACCTCGCAGCCGCACGTTAGCCGCTTAATTGCGCAATTGGAAGCCATCACCCAGTTTCCCTTGTTCGATCGCAATGGCAGCCGCCTGAGCCCCACGCAGGACGGCTCGCGCTTCTTTCAAGAGGTGGAAAAAACCTTTATTGGCCTGGCCGGCCTGGAGTCGGCGGCGGCCAGCATCCGCTCGTTCAGCGCCAGCCGCCTGAGCGTGGCGGCCATGCCACGGCTGGCGGGCGGCATGCTGGCGCGCATCGTCGCGGCCTTCAAGACCGAATACCCCGACGTGATGGTGTCCATCCATTCGGGCAACGCCAGCACCGTGCACAACTGGATCAGCTCGGGCTTTTGCGACACGGGCCTGGCCATGCTGTCGGGCGACAGCCCCGGCATTCAGGTCGAACCCGTGATGACGATGAACTGCGTGGCGGTACTGCCCAAGGGGCACCGCCTGACCAAGTTGAAAAAGCTGAAACCCGCTGACTTCGCAGGCGAGCCCTTCATCGCCTTTCCCAGCGCCACGCCGCTGCGCGAAAAGATCGACGCCGTCTTCAAGGCCGCCAAGGTGGAACGGCAGACGGTGGCCGAAGCGGGGCTAGGGTCATCGGTGTGCGCGCTGGTGGGCGCGGGCCTGGGCGTGGCGCTGATCAACCCCTTGGCCGCGCGCGAAGAGTACGAGGCCAACGGCGTGGAAGTGCGACCCTTCAGCCCGGCGGTACCGGTCACGGTGGCCTTGCTGTATCCGCCGTATCACACGCGCACGCGGCTGGTCAGCGTGTTTTCACGGTATGCGCATCAGTTGATGAATGAAGAGATGGCGGATTTGAAGGCGCGGGCGGCGCGGTGA
- a CDS encoding acylphosphatase has protein sequence MQDPKTDSHIETVLVSVSGTVQGVGYRHATVRRAHMLGVTGWVQNLLDGTVEALVQGTPDQVDHMLEWLRRGPPGASVQEMTTRREYTDKRYIRFEQV, from the coding sequence ATGCAAGACCCTAAGACCGACTCCCATATCGAAACCGTCCTCGTGTCAGTCAGCGGCACGGTGCAAGGCGTGGGGTATCGCCACGCCACGGTGCGGCGCGCCCACATGCTGGGTGTGACGGGCTGGGTGCAGAACCTGCTGGACGGCACGGTTGAAGCCCTGGTGCAGGGCACGCCCGACCAGGTGGACCACATGCTTGAGTGGCTGCGGCGCGGCCCGCCGGGCGCGTCCGTGCAGGAAATGACGACGCGCCGGGAATACACCGACAAGCGTTATATCCGCTTTGAACAGGTGTAG
- a CDS encoding amino acid ABC transporter ATP-binding protein produces the protein MIEISQVSKWYGAFQVLDECTTTVGKGEVVVVCGPSGSGKSTLIKTVNALEPFQKGNIVVNGISVGDPRTNLPKLRSVAGMVFQHFELFPHLSVTENLCLGQTKVLGRGKEEARARALTLLERVGLSAHKDKHPGELSGGQQQRVAIARALSMDPVVMLFDEPTSALDPEMVNEVLDVMTDLASEGMTMMVVTHEMGFARRVADRVIFMDGGKIVEDCVKDEFFGNVEERAPRTRQFLSKILQH, from the coding sequence ATGATCGAGATCTCGCAGGTCAGCAAGTGGTACGGCGCCTTTCAGGTGCTGGATGAATGCACGACGACAGTCGGCAAGGGTGAAGTCGTGGTGGTGTGCGGGCCGTCGGGGTCCGGCAAGTCCACGCTGATCAAGACCGTGAACGCGCTGGAGCCCTTTCAAAAGGGCAACATCGTGGTCAACGGTATTTCGGTGGGTGACCCGCGCACCAACCTGCCCAAGCTGCGGTCGGTGGCTGGCATGGTGTTCCAGCACTTTGAGCTGTTCCCGCATCTGTCGGTGACCGAAAACCTGTGCCTGGGCCAGACCAAGGTGCTGGGCCGCGGCAAGGAAGAAGCCCGTGCGCGGGCGCTGACGCTGCTTGAGCGCGTGGGCCTGTCGGCGCACAAGGACAAGCACCCCGGTGAGCTCTCGGGCGGCCAGCAGCAGCGCGTGGCGATTGCGCGCGCGCTGTCGATGGACCCGGTGGTGATGCTGTTTGACGAGCCCACCTCGGCGCTGGACCCCGAGATGGTCAACGAGGTGCTGGACGTGATGACGGACCTGGCCAGCGAAGGCATGACGATGATGGTGGTGACCCACGAAATGGGGTTTGCCCGCCGCGTTGCCGACCGTGTGATCTTCATGGACGGCGGCAAGATTGTCGAAGACTGCGTCAAGGACGAGTTCTTCGGCAATGTAGAGGAACGTGCCCCGCGCACGCGCCAGTTTCTTTCCAAGATTTTGCAGCATTGA
- a CDS encoding amino acid ABC transporter permease, producing MNYDWSWSVFLEMSPDGVHNFLETLLIGVGWTLALALTAWVFSLLLGSWLGVMRTAQSRVMNLLGATYVELFRNIPLLVQMFLWYFVLPELLPHAWGLAMKQMPQPWGQFVPAVLCLGFYGSARVAEQLRAGIQSLPRGQFQAGTALGLTEVQVYRYIILPEAFRIVLPPLTSEFMGTIKYSSVALTIGLLELTGQARSMQEFSFHIFEAFSAATVIYLILNGIVVLGMRLLERHIAVPGLIGAASNGAASKAGPAAVKTAALSR from the coding sequence ATGAATTACGACTGGAGTTGGAGCGTCTTCCTGGAGATGTCGCCGGATGGCGTGCATAACTTTCTGGAAACGCTGCTGATCGGCGTGGGCTGGACGCTGGCGCTTGCGCTGACGGCGTGGGTGTTTTCGCTGTTGCTGGGATCTTGGCTGGGCGTGATGCGTACGGCGCAGTCCCGCGTGATGAACCTATTGGGCGCGACCTACGTCGAGCTGTTCCGCAACATACCGCTGCTGGTGCAGATGTTCCTGTGGTATTTCGTGCTGCCTGAATTGCTGCCGCATGCCTGGGGCCTGGCGATGAAGCAGATGCCGCAGCCCTGGGGGCAGTTCGTGCCTGCCGTGCTGTGCCTGGGGTTTTATGGTTCGGCGCGCGTGGCCGAGCAGTTGCGCGCCGGCATCCAGTCGTTGCCGCGCGGCCAGTTCCAGGCGGGGACCGCCCTGGGGCTGACCGAGGTGCAGGTGTACCGCTACATCATCCTGCCCGAAGCGTTTCGCATCGTGCTGCCGCCGCTGACGTCCGAATTCATGGGCACCATCAAGTATTCCTCGGTGGCGCTGACGATCGGCCTGCTGGAGCTGACCGGCCAGGCGCGTTCCATGCAGGAATTCAGCTTCCACATCTTCGAGGCGTTCTCCGCCGCGACGGTGATCTACCTGATCCTCAACGGCATCGTCGTGCTGGGCATGCGTCTGCTTGAACGGCATATCGCGGTGCCTGGCCTGATCGGCGCGGCCAGCAACGGCGCGGCCAGCAAAGCTGGTCCGGCCGCGGTCAAGACCGCCGCCCTGAGCCGATAG
- a CDS encoding amino acid ABC transporter substrate-binding protein, translated as MKAFAAISVAAALLGSTATAHAEGTSRLDKIRETGVITLGHPETSVPFAYLDGNQKPIGYTVEICQEVVQHIKTALKLPKLEVRYNPTTSATRIPLLANGTIDLECGNTTNKLDRHKLVSFAPTTFVAQVVLVARKDGGVDPNNLESFRGKTIAAQAGGQTFRLISQLNAKGNLGITMAPTKDTAETILMVESGRAAGSANDDGIAYGAVASSKNPDAFVIGTKGLEMAPYGIMEPKDDPAFKKVVDDAVVDLMKSGKVAAIYNKYFNSPIPPKQINLKYPMSDALKRALANPTDSGDPKVYE; from the coding sequence ATGAAAGCATTTGCCGCGATCTCCGTCGCTGCCGCCCTGCTGGGCAGCACGGCCACCGCCCACGCCGAAGGCACCAGCCGCCTGGACAAGATCCGTGAAACTGGCGTGATCACGCTCGGCCACCCCGAGACCTCGGTGCCCTTCGCCTATCTTGACGGCAACCAGAAGCCCATCGGCTACACGGTCGAGATCTGCCAGGAAGTGGTGCAGCACATCAAGACGGCGCTGAAGCTGCCCAAGCTGGAAGTGCGCTACAACCCGACGACCTCCGCCACGCGTATTCCGCTGCTGGCCAATGGCACCATCGACCTGGAATGCGGCAATACCACCAACAAGCTCGACCGCCACAAGTTGGTGTCGTTCGCGCCCACGACCTTCGTGGCGCAGGTGGTGCTGGTGGCGCGCAAGGACGGCGGCGTGGACCCCAACAACCTGGAATCGTTCCGGGGCAAGACCATCGCCGCCCAAGCCGGCGGCCAGACTTTCCGCCTGATCTCGCAATTGAATGCCAAGGGTAACCTGGGCATCACGATGGCGCCCACCAAGGACACCGCCGAAACCATTCTGATGGTGGAATCGGGCCGTGCCGCCGGGTCGGCCAACGATGACGGCATCGCCTATGGCGCCGTGGCCTCGTCGAAGAATCCGGATGCGTTCGTGATTGGCACCAAGGGCCTGGAAATGGCGCCCTACGGCATCATGGAACCCAAGGACGACCCCGCATTCAAGAAGGTGGTGGACGATGCCGTGGTGGATCTGATGAAGAGCGGCAAGGTCGCGGCGATCTACAACAAGTACTTCAATTCGCCGATTCCCCCGAAGCAGATCAACCTGAAGTATCCGATGAGCGATGCGCTCAAGCGTGCGCTGGCCAACCCGACCGACTCGGGTGACCCGAAGGTATACGAGTAA
- a CDS encoding threonine aldolase family protein: MTQRTPADHPALPVDLRSDTVTHPTAAMYERMRTAPIGDDGLDGDPSVRALEAHVAALLGKDAGLFVPSCTMANLLAVLAQTQRNEQVVLESSAHMYTSERGAATFTGLFYQGVSGTDGAMDLNRLDEALLSGGHRLKTSLVAMETSHNNAGGAVLPLDHMRAVYDMANAGGIPVHLDGARLFNAAVALGVPAPEITQYADTVSLCLSKGLSAPVGAVLTGSKAVMARSRTLRRMLGGTQRQSGIMAAAGLEGVQTMTGRLVEDHVRARRLSDGINRLAPALSATVPQTNIVQVETADSGMTNTQWVAALQAEGLLTRPWGRTRLRCVTHRHIEDEDIDTAVQAFAAVLEKR, from the coding sequence ATGACCCAGCGGACTCCCGCCGACCATCCCGCCCTTCCCGTCGACCTGCGCAGCGACACGGTGACCCATCCGACGGCGGCCATGTACGAACGCATGCGCACCGCGCCGATCGGCGATGACGGCCTGGATGGCGACCCTTCCGTGCGCGCGCTGGAAGCCCACGTGGCGGCCCTGCTGGGCAAGGACGCCGGGTTGTTCGTGCCCAGTTGCACGATGGCCAACCTGCTTGCCGTGTTGGCGCAAACGCAGCGTAACGAGCAGGTGGTGCTGGAGTCGTCAGCCCACATGTACACCTCGGAACGCGGTGCGGCCACGTTTACCGGGCTGTTCTATCAGGGCGTGTCCGGCACCGATGGCGCGATGGACCTGAACCGGCTGGACGAGGCCTTGCTGTCGGGCGGGCACCGGTTGAAGACGTCGCTGGTGGCGATGGAAACCTCGCACAACAACGCCGGGGGCGCCGTCCTGCCGTTGGATCACATGCGCGCCGTGTACGACATGGCCAACGCCGGTGGCATTCCCGTGCACCTGGACGGTGCGCGCCTGTTCAACGCGGCCGTGGCGCTGGGCGTGCCGGCACCCGAGATCACCCAGTACGCCGATACGGTGTCGCTATGTCTGTCCAAAGGCCTTAGCGCCCCTGTGGGCGCGGTGCTTACGGGCAGCAAGGCGGTGATGGCTCGTTCGCGCACGTTGCGCCGCATGTTGGGCGGCACGCAACGCCAGTCGGGCATCATGGCGGCGGCCGGCCTGGAAGGCGTGCAGACGATGACCGGCCGGCTGGTCGAAGACCACGTCCGCGCGCGCCGCTTGAGCGACGGCATCAACCGCCTGGCGCCCGCCTTGTCGGCCACGGTGCCGCAGACCAATATCGTGCAGGTCGAGACCGCCGATTCCGGCATGACCAACACGCAGTGGGTGGCGGCCTTGCAAGCCGAAGGCCTGCTGACACGCCCCTGGGGCCGCACGCGCCTGCGTTGCGTCACGCATCGCCACATCGAGGACGAGGACATCGACACCGCCGTGCAGGCCTTCGCGGCGGTGCTGGAGAAACGCTGA
- a CDS encoding virulence RhuM family protein, whose amino-acid sequence MNAELVLYTTQDGDAQFFLRAENGTIWLTQLELAELFQTTKQNISLHVRNVLAEGELQEGSVVKQDLTTAADGKRYRTQQYNLDMILAIGYRVKSPRGTQFRQWATTHLKEFLVKGFVMDDERLKDVSRWDYFDEQLARIRDIRTSEKRFYQKIRDLFALSVDYADDPAATGLFYAEVQNKMFYAVTRHTAAELVVRRADPSQPNMALLSWKQGRVRKADVIVAKNYLNAEELDDFNRIATMFMDFAELRAKKRQNLRMADWRAYVDSFIEFNESPLLKGAGKMSHKSMTTIVYDRYEQFDAARRKEEALAADREDLRELERVEKVLNRRERG is encoded by the coding sequence ATGAATGCCGAACTTGTGCTCTATACAACGCAGGATGGAGACGCTCAGTTCTTCTTGCGTGCTGAAAACGGCACCATTTGGCTGACCCAACTTGAGCTGGCCGAGTTATTCCAGACGACAAAGCAGAACATTAGCCTGCACGTGCGCAATGTGCTGGCAGAGGGGGAGCTTCAGGAGGGTTCAGTTGTCAAGCAAGACTTGACAACTGCCGCCGACGGCAAGCGCTACCGCACGCAGCAATACAACCTGGACATGATTCTGGCGATCGGCTACCGCGTAAAGTCGCCGCGGGGGACGCAGTTCCGGCAATGGGCCACGACCCATCTAAAGGAGTTCCTGGTCAAGGGCTTCGTCATGGACGACGAACGCCTGAAGGACGTGAGCCGCTGGGATTACTTCGATGAGCAGCTTGCGCGCATCCGGGATATCAGAACGTCGGAGAAGCGCTTCTATCAGAAGATCCGGGATCTGTTCGCTCTGTCTGTGGACTACGCCGACGACCCCGCAGCGACGGGGCTGTTTTATGCGGAAGTGCAGAACAAGATGTTCTACGCGGTGACGCGCCACACGGCGGCCGAGCTAGTGGTGCGGCGTGCCGATCCGTCTCAGCCCAATATGGCGCTGCTGTCCTGGAAACAAGGGCGCGTGCGGAAGGCCGATGTGATCGTGGCGAAGAACTATTTGAATGCTGAAGAGTTGGACGACTTCAACCGCATCGCGACCATGTTCATGGACTTTGCAGAGCTGCGTGCGAAGAAGCGGCAGAACCTGCGCATGGCCGACTGGCGTGCGTATGTGGATAGCTTTATCGAGTTCAACGAGAGCCCGCTATTGAAGGGGGCGGGAAAGATGAGCCACAAGTCGATGACGACGATTGTGTATGACCGGTACGAGCAATTCGATGCCGCGCGGCGGAAGGAGGAGGCGTTGGCGGCGGATCGGGAGGACTTGAGGGAGTTGGAACGGGTGGAGAAGGTATTGAATCGCCGGGAGCGTGGTTGA
- a CDS encoding amino acid ABC transporter permease → MGKFDFDVIWTALPYLFQTGMTFTLTLTVLAAVMGLALGTLLAMMRLSRFKILSVPAGIYVNVMRSIPLLLVIFWFYFLMPYIAAWVVGSATPLRVGAFNSAVITFTLFEAAYFCEIMRAGIQSIARGQVSASMAIGLTPWQGMRYVVLPQAFRNMVPALLTRVIILFQDTSLVYVLSLTDFLGAASKIGQRDGRLVELYLFVAVVYFVICFTASRLVKLLEKRTRVLR, encoded by the coding sequence ATGGGTAAATTTGATTTCGATGTGATCTGGACCGCGCTGCCCTATCTGTTCCAGACGGGCATGACGTTCACCCTGACGCTGACGGTGCTGGCCGCCGTGATGGGCCTGGCGCTGGGCACGCTGCTGGCCATGATGCGGCTGTCGCGCTTCAAGATTCTGTCGGTGCCGGCGGGCATCTACGTGAACGTGATGCGCTCGATTCCGCTGCTGCTGGTGATCTTCTGGTTCTACTTCCTGATGCCGTACATCGCCGCCTGGGTGGTGGGCTCGGCCACGCCCTTGCGCGTGGGGGCGTTCAATTCGGCGGTCATCACCTTCACCTTGTTCGAAGCCGCGTACTTCTGCGAAATCATGCGGGCGGGGATTCAGTCGATTGCGCGCGGCCAGGTGTCGGCCAGCATGGCGATCGGCCTGACGCCGTGGCAGGGCATGCGCTACGTGGTGCTGCCGCAGGCGTTTCGCAACATGGTTCCCGCGCTGTTGACCCGCGTGATCATCCTGTTTCAGGACACGTCGCTGGTCTATGTGCTGTCGTTGACCGACTTCCTGGGCGCGGCGTCCAAGATCGGCCAGCGCGATGGCCGGCTGGTGGAGCTTTATCTGTTCGTGGCGGTGGTGTATTTCGTGATCTGCTTCACGGCGTCCCGCCTGGTCAAACTACTGGAAAAGCGCACCCGTGTGCTGCGATAG
- a CDS encoding phytanoyl-CoA dioxygenase family protein produces MEETSLLSEAETARYRDQGYLALKDMCPQDEVGYIRRTLLDLFANKTGYNEGAQYDFVSRDDPSKPAKFPSLHDPRHYAPGLLKTTYHERTLDLARQLLGEEAALYGEHALLKPGPFGPETPWHQDEAFRSPDFVYNELSIWLALQPATVENGCMQFIPGSNKWDVLEHRSPGGDKSLHPLECCGEFQRDQAVAEPLDPGGITVHDARTLHFTGPNTSPSPRLAYILIYNTPPVYKPGRREFPWLEGRWTDSQTRKKQWHKRGGLAVDVMRRLPGARLTSPRWVAWATIRAVSKVWPR; encoded by the coding sequence ATGGAAGAGACCAGTTTGTTGTCGGAAGCTGAGACAGCGCGCTACAGGGACCAGGGCTACCTGGCCCTGAAGGACATGTGCCCGCAGGATGAGGTGGGCTACATCCGTCGCACCCTGCTGGACTTGTTCGCGAACAAAACGGGATACAACGAGGGCGCGCAGTATGACTTCGTCAGCCGCGACGACCCGTCCAAGCCCGCGAAGTTTCCAAGCCTGCACGATCCGCGTCATTATGCCCCCGGTCTACTGAAGACGACTTACCACGAGCGCACGCTGGACCTGGCGCGGCAATTGCTGGGCGAAGAGGCGGCGCTGTATGGCGAGCACGCGCTGCTCAAGCCCGGCCCGTTCGGCCCGGAAACGCCGTGGCACCAGGACGAGGCGTTCCGTTCGCCCGACTTCGTCTACAACGAGCTGAGCATCTGGCTGGCGCTGCAACCCGCCACCGTGGAAAACGGCTGCATGCAGTTCATCCCCGGGTCCAACAAATGGGACGTGCTGGAGCACCGTTCGCCCGGCGGCGACAAGAGCCTGCATCCGCTGGAATGCTGCGGCGAATTCCAGCGTGACCAGGCGGTGGCCGAACCGCTGGACCCGGGCGGCATCACCGTGCACGACGCCCGCACGCTGCACTTCACCGGGCCGAACACGTCGCCGTCGCCGCGCCTGGCGTACATCCTGATCTACAACACGCCGCCGGTCTACAAGCCGGGGCGCCGCGAATTTCCGTGGCTGGAAGGCCGCTGGACGGATAGCCAGACGCGCAAGAAGCAGTGGCACAAGCGTGGTGGGCTGGCCGTGGATGTGATGCGCCGGCTGCCGGGTGCGCGGCTGACCAGCCCGCGTTGGGTAGCGTGGGCCACCATACGCGCGGTCAGCAAGGTCTGGCCGCGATAG
- a CDS encoding alpha-hydroxy acid oxidase, translating to MTANLSTITCIEDLRVVAQKRVPRMFYDYADSGAWTEGTYRANESDFHKIKLRQRVAVNMEGRSLRTTMVGHDVVMPLAISPTGLTGMQHADGEILAAKAAADFGVPFTLSTMSICSLEDVAEATKKPFWFQLYVMRDREFVANLIDRAKAAGCTALVLTLDLQILGQRHKDIKNGLSTPPKPTIRNLINLATKPRWCMGMLGTKRRTFGNIVGHAKGVSDLSSLSAWTAEQFDPRLSWDDVEWIKQRWGGKLIIKGILDVEDAQLAANSGADALIVSNHGGRQLDGAMSSIAALPAIADAVGSKIEVWMDGGIRSGQDILKAVSLGARGTMIGRAFLYGLGAYGQAGVTRVLELLYKEMDTTMALCGRRNIEPGDRSILLPGTYPT from the coding sequence ATGACCGCTAACCTTTCTACGATCACCTGCATCGAAGATCTGCGTGTCGTCGCGCAAAAGCGCGTGCCCCGCATGTTCTACGACTACGCCGATTCCGGCGCCTGGACCGAAGGCACCTACCGCGCCAATGAAAGCGATTTCCACAAGATCAAGCTGCGCCAGCGCGTGGCGGTGAACATGGAAGGCCGGTCGCTGCGCACCACGATGGTGGGCCACGACGTGGTGATGCCGCTGGCGATTTCGCCCACTGGCCTGACTGGCATGCAGCATGCCGACGGCGAGATCCTGGCGGCGAAGGCCGCGGCGGATTTCGGCGTGCCGTTCACCTTGTCCACGATGAGCATCTGCTCGTTGGAAGACGTGGCCGAGGCCACCAAAAAGCCGTTCTGGTTCCAGCTTTACGTGATGCGCGACCGCGAGTTCGTGGCCAACCTGATCGACCGCGCCAAGGCCGCTGGTTGCACCGCGCTGGTGCTGACGCTGGACTTGCAGATCCTGGGCCAGCGCCACAAGGACATCAAGAACGGCTTGTCGACGCCGCCCAAACCCACCATCCGCAACCTGATCAACCTGGCGACCAAGCCGCGCTGGTGCATGGGCATGCTGGGCACCAAGCGCCGCACCTTCGGCAACATCGTCGGACACGCCAAGGGCGTCAGCGACCTGTCGTCATTGTCGGCCTGGACGGCTGAACAATTCGATCCGCGCCTGAGCTGGGACGACGTGGAATGGATCAAGCAGCGCTGGGGCGGCAAGCTCATCATCAAGGGCATCCTGGATGTGGAAGACGCGCAACTGGCGGCCAACAGCGGCGCCGACGCGCTGATCGTCAGCAACCACGGCGGCCGCCAACTGGACGGCGCCATGTCGTCGATTGCCGCGTTGCCGGCGATTGCGGATGCGGTGGGTTCGAAGATTGAAGTCTGGATGGACGGCGGCATCCGTTCCGGCCAGGACATCCTGAAAGCGGTGTCGCTGGGCGCGCGCGGCACGATGATCGGCCGCGCATTTTTGTATGGCCTGGGCGCGTATGGCCAGGCGGGCGTCACCCGCGTGCTGGAGCTGCTATACAAGGAAATGGATACGACGATGGCGCTGTGCGGCCGCCGCAATATTGAGCCGGGCGACCGCAGCATTTTGCTGCCGGGCACGTATCCGACGTGA